GAGGATGGAGGGGATGCTCTGGGCGTAACTGTCGATTACCGAGGCTCTACACAATATGACGTGGAGGAACAGATCACCGTTCTGGAACAAGTGATTGCCAAAAAACCTGCCGGTATCGCCTTGTCGGCCATCGATTCCAAAGCGCTGACGTCGACAATTAATAAAGCCGTGGAAGCTGGAATACCCGTCGTGCTGTTCGATGCGGATGCACCTGACAGTAAGGCCTATTCTTTCCTGGCGACCAATAATTACAACGCTGGCGTTGCGGCCGCGGACAAAATGGCGCAGCTTCTCGGCCGGGAAGGGGAGATCGGGATTGTTACCCAGCCCGGGCAGCAGAATCATGATGACCGTTCCGAAGGCTTCAGGGACACTTTAGCACAGCGATATCCGGGCATGTCCGTGGTGGAGATCAGGGAAGGTAAAGGGGATACCCTCGTTGCCAAAGAGGCTGCTGCAGACATGCTGGACAAGCACCCGGATCTCAAAGGGATCTTCGTAACGGAGGCCAGCGGCGGAATGGGCGTGGCGGATGCTGTTATCGGCGCGAATAAAGCGGATCGGATTACCATCATCGGATTCGATACAAATAAAGGGACGCTGGACCGGATTTCCGATGGAACCATCGCGGCAACGATCGCTCAGGGGACGTGGAACATGGGCTATTGGTCGCTGCAGTATTTATTTCATCTGCATCATGGTCTTACCGTACCG
Above is a window of Paenibacillus sp. FSL K6-1330 DNA encoding:
- a CDS encoding substrate-binding domain-containing protein, encoding MKKMMLVYGALLLAFLTYVFMYRLEDKRSSAWEEGGLHGSIGENYVMVTFQSGMEYWKNILKGFEDGGDALGVTVDYRGSTQYDVEEQITVLEQVIAKKPAGIALSAIDSKALTSTINKAVEAGIPVVLFDADAPDSKAYSFLATNNYNAGVAAADKMAQLLGREGEIGIVTQPGQQNHDDRSEGFRDTLAQRYPGMSVVEIREGKGDTLVAKEAAADMLDKHPDLKGIFVTEASGGMGVADAVIGANKADRITIIGFDTNKGTLDRISDGTIAATIAQGTWNMGYWSLQYLFHLHHGLTVPAPTLGNDVSPLPTRVDTGISIVTRENVNDYYAK